The following DNA comes from Candidatus Dependentiae bacterium.
ACTGTTTGTAACCACTTGGTATATTACCAAAAAACACCTTACCGCTAAAATTATATTTCATAAGTTGCGGTGGCAATTTTTTATCTACATTTTTTTCAGCAAGAATGTACAAATCATGGCCACGTTCAATGAGCCCCTCGATTTGATTTATTATAAACGTTTGCAAACTGTATGGAAATTTTGTAACAATCATCAATATTTTGAGACGTCTCTTACATTGTACGCTATTAACTACAAAAAAAAGACATATACATAATACTACTCTATACCATCTACTCATTACATATTTAGCAATCCTATTAGTTGCGCGCATTACTGTTCCTTTTACATTCTGTATAGTTGTTCAAGAAGTTCGCTCAACTGTATACTGTTCTTTTTTGCATCAAAATACGTCTCAATTCTTATTCGTGCAGCATGAGTAATACTTTTCCAACAACCGGTATGTGTTATTAGCCATTCAATAGCTGTCGCCAATACATCAGCACTTTTCTCAGGTACAAGTAATCCCGTAGCATGATGCTCAATCAATTCTGGTATGCCAGCATGATATGTAGAAATAACTGGTAAACCAAAAGCCATTGCCTCTTTAAGCGTGTTTGGTATACCTTCCTTATCTCCATCTCTTGCGGTCACAGACGGCAATACAAAAATATCTGATTGTTCAAATAATTCAATGAGTGTTTCATGAGTTACCCATCCAGAAACAGTAATATGTTTTGTTAACTTAAACTTTTTGATTCGTCTATCAAGTCTCGAATATAAGGGGCCATCGCCAACAATAGTACACTGTATGTTAGGGTACTTTTTTACCAACAGCCATATGGCATTGACTAAGTATGCAAATCCTTTTTTTTCAACCAATCTTCCCACAGAAATAATACGAATTATTCCATCTTCAGACAATTTTTTTCGCTTAAATACAAAATGATCTAAATCAATTGCCGAATAATGAGTAACAATTTTTTGCTCAGGACATCCATAGCAAATGAGCTTTTCTTTAAAATAATCACAAACAGGAAGAAATAGATCGCCATTTGCAAACAATTCTTGATAACGATCTATGTGTTTTGGAACATCTCGTGTAATATCTGATCCACGAAAACAAGTAACCAACTTTCCAGTAAAACCTTTTTCTTTAATCTTTCTGAAATCCGTTCCTCGAGGGCCAAACTGAGCAAGGATAACATCATATGTATTAATATTTTTTGGATATGCTTTATAGTAAACGCGATTTAGGAGCTGATAGCGATTAACATCTGGTTGCATTTTTTTGATATTGCCTTTTCTTCGAGCATAGATATATACATCATGCCCATTATCAATCAAACCAGTAATTTGATTTAAAATAACAGTCTCACAAATAAGTGGAAATGTACCAACTACAACTAGAATCTTAAGCGCATACAGCGAGTTAAAAAATAATAGAAATAATATAGAAAACGACAAACGCCATCCTACTTGGCAAAAAAAAGAAAGAATAAATGCTCGTATAAAAAAATAACATTTCATCATCATAGTCATGACTGTAGCACGTGATTTCAACTGTTTCAAACCAAACAAATTGCAATTACCACCGAACATCCTAGAATTAAATCCATATTTACACATACATGCGTTATATACACTGCTTTAATCTATACCTTATAAAAAAAGGACTCTTTATGAAAAAAATAACATATGCATTTTCTATATTACTTACATTGTTTACATCTACCCAAACTATTGAAAATCTACACGGTGTAGTACTAGCAGCTGGAAAATCTCGCCGATTCAATACTGACTATAGTAAGCTCAGTGCACCTATTTGTGGGTTACCAATGATCTTACATGTTATTTCACCATTAGCCCAGCTAGACATGCCAATAACATTAGTAGTTGGTTACAAAAAAGAAATCGTTGCAGATATTATCACAAAGGCAAAGGTTCCAAATGTTTTTCTTACAGAACAACAAGAACAGTTAGGAACCGGCCATGCGCTGTTATGCGCAATTGATACATTACAAGCGGATAACATTATGGTAGTCAATGGAGATATGCCACTAGTAAGTACAGAAACCATTCAAGCACTATATGATAAACATATAGAAACTGACGCTACAATAAGTATTGTCACTTCTTATTGTGTTGATCCAAATATCGAATACGGTAGAATTGTAGAACATGATGGTAAAACAGAAGTTATTGAAGCAAAACATTTTACGTATGATATTCATGACTATCCATATGTAAATGCTGGTATCTATTTAATCTCTCGTGATTTCTTAGAAAAACATTTACAAAAAGTACAGCAAAATAGTGTAACCGGCGAATTTTATATTACTGATTTGGTAAAAATCGCAAGTGATAATAATCATACTGTTGCAACTATTGCCGTCCCTTTTGAAACTATTCATGGAGTAAACACACTGAAACAGCTTGCGCATGTCGAGCACATGATCTGCAATAACATTATTGAATCTTTCATGAATCAAGGTGTACGCTTTATAAAACCTGACAGTATTCATCTTGATGTTGATGTAACCATTGGCAAAAATACAATCATTCATCCAGGTGTTCATATATATAATGGTACTACCATAGGTAAAAATTGCATCATCAAGCCATTTGTTATTTTAGATGGTGTAATTGTTCCTGATAATACAACTATTGATGCGTACAGTAATTTAGTTGGGTAATATTCTACATAATTATTCATACATTAATGCTGGCATGTATTTATTTAAACGTTCATTTTTGGAAAAATATCTTCCTAGCTTACAACCAGATTATTACCAGCAGGAATTAAATATCACTCGTTTAGTTCAAGCAGCAAGCAGTGATGGATTGAAAATTGCTACTATTGTTGTGCCCTAATTAAAAACCCCGAAGTTTATCTTCGGGGTTTTTAATTAAACCTGGCGGTACCTACTTTTCCAGTCCGTCTCCAGACAAGTATCATCGGCGTTGCAGACTTTACTTCCGTATTCGAAATGGGAACGGGTGTTTCCCTGCAACTATACCCACCAGAAATTTTCAATCTGTCTCCAA
Coding sequences within:
- a CDS encoding glycosyltransferase; translated protein: MFGGNCNLFGLKQLKSRATVMTMMMKCYFFIRAFILSFFCQVGWRLSFSILFLLFFNSLYALKILVVVGTFPLICETVILNQITGLIDNGHDVYIYARRKGNIKKMQPDVNRYQLLNRVYYKAYPKNINTYDVILAQFGPRGTDFRKIKEKGFTGKLVTCFRGSDITRDVPKHIDRYQELFANGDLFLPVCDYFKEKLICYGCPEQKIVTHYSAIDLDHFVFKRKKLSEDGIIRIISVGRLVEKKGFAYLVNAIWLLVKKYPNIQCTIVGDGPLYSRLDRRIKKFKLTKHITVSGWVTHETLIELFEQSDIFVLPSVTARDGDKEGIPNTLKEAMAFGLPVISTYHAGIPELIEHHATGLLVPEKSADVLATAIEWLITHTGCWKSITHAARIRIETYFDAKKNSIQLSELLEQLYRM
- a CDS encoding NTP transferase domain-containing protein; the encoded protein is MKKITYAFSILLTLFTSTQTIENLHGVVLAAGKSRRFNTDYSKLSAPICGLPMILHVISPLAQLDMPITLVVGYKKEIVADIITKAKVPNVFLTEQQEQLGTGHALLCAIDTLQADNIMVVNGDMPLVSTETIQALYDKHIETDATISIVTSYCVDPNIEYGRIVEHDGKTEVIEAKHFTYDIHDYPYVNAGIYLISRDFLEKHLQKVQQNSVTGEFYITDLVKIASDNNHTVATIAVPFETIHGVNTLKQLAHVEHMICNNIIESFMNQGVRFIKPDSIHLDVDVTIGKNTIIHPGVHIYNGTTIGKNCIIKPFVILDGVIVPDNTTIDAYSNLVG